A genomic window from Salmo salar chromosome ssa23, Ssal_v3.1, whole genome shotgun sequence includes:
- the LOC106584440 gene encoding SWI/SNF-related matrix-associated actin-dependent regulator of chromatin subfamily E member 1-related isoform X2 produces MMDLHQEARSPLMQYKKRQEKGKWSHTDMNNSTVSTLCIHRLPTPVKKRGWPKGKKRKKVLPNGPKAPVTGYVRFLNERREQIRAKHPDLPFPEITKRLGAEWSRLAPHDKQRFLDEAEREKLQYARELREYQQSEAYQITSAKIQDKKVKRESPSVIINANSSGSAALKGSDHLSNRFDVPIFTEEFLDQNKAREAELRRLRKANVEFEEQNAVLQKHISDMYSAKERLEAELGQDELRTQALHRHLLAIKHTLVSSLSTVALPGTGETPSLGTLDSYLSRLSGTLESNPHEHRALLAQLHDVLSHLDSEKL; encoded by the exons ATGATGGACCTCCACCAAGAGGCACGCAGTCCTCTGATGCAGTACAAGAAGAGGCAAGAGAAGGGGAAATGGTCCCATACTGACATGAATAACAGTACTGTCTCTACTCTGTGTATACACAGACTACCCACT CCTGTGAAGAAGAGAGGTTGGCCCAAGGGTAAGAAGAGAAAGAAGGTGTTGCCCAATGGTCCCAAGGCACCAGTGACAGGATATGTGCGTTTCCTGAATGAACGGCGGGAGCAGATCCGTGCCAAGCACCCCGACCTGCCCTTTCCAGAAATCACCAAGAGGCTGGGCGCAGAGTGGAGCCGCTTAGCACCTCATGACAAACAG CGTTTCCTGGAtgaggcagagcgagagaagcTGCAGTATGCCCGGGAGCTGAGAGAATACCAACAGAGTGAGGCCTATCAGATCACCAGTGCCAAGATCCAGGACAAGAAGGTCAAGAGAG AGTCTCCATCTGTTATTATCAATGCTAACAGTTCTGGATCAGCTGCTCTGAAG GGTTCAGATCATCTGTCCAACAGATTTGATGTTCCAATATTTACAGAGGAATTCCTGGACCAGAACAAGG CCCGGGAAGCGGAGCTGCGCCGTTTACGCAAAGCAAATGTGGAGTTTGAGGAGCAGAATGCAGTGTTGCagaagcacatttcagacatgtacAGCGCTAAAGAGAGACTGGAAGCTGAACTGGGGCAGGATGAGCTCCGGACGCAGGCTCTGCACAGGCACCTGCTGGCCATCAAACACACCCTCGTCAGCAGCCTGTCCACTGTGGCCCTGCCAG GCACAGGTGAGACCCCCTCTCTTGGTACCCTGGACTCTTACCTGAGTCGCCTGAGTGGTACTCTGGAGAGCAATCCTCATGAGCACCGTGCCTTGCTGGCTCAGCTTCACGATGTCCTTTCTCACCttgacag TGAGAAACTATGA
- the LOC106584440 gene encoding SWI/SNF-related matrix-associated actin-dependent regulator of chromatin subfamily E member 1-related isoform X4 translates to MGGVKQEQNDGPPPRGTQSSDAVQEEPVKKRGWPKGKKRKKVLPNGPKAPVTGYVRFLNERREQIRAKHPDLPFPEITKRLGAEWSRLAPHDKQRFLDEAEREKLQYARELREYQQSEAYQITSAKIQDKKVKRESPSVIINANSSGSAALKGSDHLSNRFDVPIFTEEFLDQNKAREAELRRLRKANVEFEEQNAVLQKHISDMYSAKERLEAELGQDELRTQALHRHLLAIKHTLVSSLSTVALPGTGETPSLGTLDSYLSRLSGTLESNPHEHRALLAQLHDVLSHLDSEKL, encoded by the exons ATGGGAGGTGTGAAGCAGGAGCAAAATGATGGACCTCCACCAAGAGGCACGCAGTCCTCTGATGCAGTACAAGAAGAG CCTGTGAAGAAGAGAGGTTGGCCCAAGGGTAAGAAGAGAAAGAAGGTGTTGCCCAATGGTCCCAAGGCACCAGTGACAGGATATGTGCGTTTCCTGAATGAACGGCGGGAGCAGATCCGTGCCAAGCACCCCGACCTGCCCTTTCCAGAAATCACCAAGAGGCTGGGCGCAGAGTGGAGCCGCTTAGCACCTCATGACAAACAG CGTTTCCTGGAtgaggcagagcgagagaagcTGCAGTATGCCCGGGAGCTGAGAGAATACCAACAGAGTGAGGCCTATCAGATCACCAGTGCCAAGATCCAGGACAAGAAGGTCAAGAGAG AGTCTCCATCTGTTATTATCAATGCTAACAGTTCTGGATCAGCTGCTCTGAAG GGTTCAGATCATCTGTCCAACAGATTTGATGTTCCAATATTTACAGAGGAATTCCTGGACCAGAACAAGG CCCGGGAAGCGGAGCTGCGCCGTTTACGCAAAGCAAATGTGGAGTTTGAGGAGCAGAATGCAGTGTTGCagaagcacatttcagacatgtacAGCGCTAAAGAGAGACTGGAAGCTGAACTGGGGCAGGATGAGCTCCGGACGCAGGCTCTGCACAGGCACCTGCTGGCCATCAAACACACCCTCGTCAGCAGCCTGTCCACTGTGGCCCTGCCAG GCACAGGTGAGACCCCCTCTCTTGGTACCCTGGACTCTTACCTGAGTCGCCTGAGTGGTACTCTGGAGAGCAATCCTCATGAGCACCGTGCCTTGCTGGCTCAGCTTCACGATGTCCTTTCTCACCttgacag TGAGAAACTATGA
- the LOC106584440 gene encoding SWI/SNF-related matrix-associated actin-dependent regulator of chromatin subfamily E member 1-related isoform X3: protein MGGVKQEQNDGPPPRGTQSSDAVQEEPVKKRGWPKGKKRKKVLPNGPKAPVTGYVRFLNERREQIRAKHPDLPFPEITKRLGAEWSRLAPHDKQRFLDEAEREKLQYARELREYQQSEAYQITSAKIQDKKVKREESPSVIINANSSGSAALKGSDHLSNRFDVPIFTEEFLDQNKAREAELRRLRKANVEFEEQNAVLQKHISDMYSAKERLEAELGQDELRTQALHRHLLAIKHTLVSSLSTVALPGTGETPSLGTLDSYLSRLSGTLESNPHEHRALLAQLHDVLSHLDSEKL, encoded by the exons ATGGGAGGTGTGAAGCAGGAGCAAAATGATGGACCTCCACCAAGAGGCACGCAGTCCTCTGATGCAGTACAAGAAGAG CCTGTGAAGAAGAGAGGTTGGCCCAAGGGTAAGAAGAGAAAGAAGGTGTTGCCCAATGGTCCCAAGGCACCAGTGACAGGATATGTGCGTTTCCTGAATGAACGGCGGGAGCAGATCCGTGCCAAGCACCCCGACCTGCCCTTTCCAGAAATCACCAAGAGGCTGGGCGCAGAGTGGAGCCGCTTAGCACCTCATGACAAACAG CGTTTCCTGGAtgaggcagagcgagagaagcTGCAGTATGCCCGGGAGCTGAGAGAATACCAACAGAGTGAGGCCTATCAGATCACCAGTGCCAAGATCCAGGACAAGAAGGTCAAGAGAG AAGAGTCTCCATCTGTTATTATCAATGCTAACAGTTCTGGATCAGCTGCTCTGAAG GGTTCAGATCATCTGTCCAACAGATTTGATGTTCCAATATTTACAGAGGAATTCCTGGACCAGAACAAGG CCCGGGAAGCGGAGCTGCGCCGTTTACGCAAAGCAAATGTGGAGTTTGAGGAGCAGAATGCAGTGTTGCagaagcacatttcagacatgtacAGCGCTAAAGAGAGACTGGAAGCTGAACTGGGGCAGGATGAGCTCCGGACGCAGGCTCTGCACAGGCACCTGCTGGCCATCAAACACACCCTCGTCAGCAGCCTGTCCACTGTGGCCCTGCCAG GCACAGGTGAGACCCCCTCTCTTGGTACCCTGGACTCTTACCTGAGTCGCCTGAGTGGTACTCTGGAGAGCAATCCTCATGAGCACCGTGCCTTGCTGGCTCAGCTTCACGATGTCCTTTCTCACCttgacag TGAGAAACTATGA
- the LOC106584440 gene encoding SWI/SNF-related matrix-associated actin-dependent regulator of chromatin subfamily E member 1-related isoform X1, with amino-acid sequence MMDLHQEARSPLMQYKKRQEKGKWSHTDMNNSTVSTLCIHRLPTPVKKRGWPKGKKRKKVLPNGPKAPVTGYVRFLNERREQIRAKHPDLPFPEITKRLGAEWSRLAPHDKQRFLDEAEREKLQYARELREYQQSEAYQITSAKIQDKKVKREESPSVIINANSSGSAALKGSDHLSNRFDVPIFTEEFLDQNKAREAELRRLRKANVEFEEQNAVLQKHISDMYSAKERLEAELGQDELRTQALHRHLLAIKHTLVSSLSTVALPGTGETPSLGTLDSYLSRLSGTLESNPHEHRALLAQLHDVLSHLDSEKL; translated from the exons ATGATGGACCTCCACCAAGAGGCACGCAGTCCTCTGATGCAGTACAAGAAGAGGCAAGAGAAGGGGAAATGGTCCCATACTGACATGAATAACAGTACTGTCTCTACTCTGTGTATACACAGACTACCCACT CCTGTGAAGAAGAGAGGTTGGCCCAAGGGTAAGAAGAGAAAGAAGGTGTTGCCCAATGGTCCCAAGGCACCAGTGACAGGATATGTGCGTTTCCTGAATGAACGGCGGGAGCAGATCCGTGCCAAGCACCCCGACCTGCCCTTTCCAGAAATCACCAAGAGGCTGGGCGCAGAGTGGAGCCGCTTAGCACCTCATGACAAACAG CGTTTCCTGGAtgaggcagagcgagagaagcTGCAGTATGCCCGGGAGCTGAGAGAATACCAACAGAGTGAGGCCTATCAGATCACCAGTGCCAAGATCCAGGACAAGAAGGTCAAGAGAG AAGAGTCTCCATCTGTTATTATCAATGCTAACAGTTCTGGATCAGCTGCTCTGAAG GGTTCAGATCATCTGTCCAACAGATTTGATGTTCCAATATTTACAGAGGAATTCCTGGACCAGAACAAGG CCCGGGAAGCGGAGCTGCGCCGTTTACGCAAAGCAAATGTGGAGTTTGAGGAGCAGAATGCAGTGTTGCagaagcacatttcagacatgtacAGCGCTAAAGAGAGACTGGAAGCTGAACTGGGGCAGGATGAGCTCCGGACGCAGGCTCTGCACAGGCACCTGCTGGCCATCAAACACACCCTCGTCAGCAGCCTGTCCACTGTGGCCCTGCCAG GCACAGGTGAGACCCCCTCTCTTGGTACCCTGGACTCTTACCTGAGTCGCCTGAGTGGTACTCTGGAGAGCAATCCTCATGAGCACCGTGCCTTGCTGGCTCAGCTTCACGATGTCCTTTCTCACCttgacag TGAGAAACTATGA